One genomic region from Pyxicephalus adspersus chromosome 1, UCB_Pads_2.0, whole genome shotgun sequence encodes:
- the CSAD gene encoding cysteine sulfinic acid decarboxylase isoform X3 — protein MNSRFICRLLNTKGQNLFVKGLSVRTLMAGESSCIQGNTGDEFLQEAFKIIFEEGVQNATDRNHKVCEWMEPEELRKVLDLNLRSNGESKDVLLGYCRDIIKLSVKTGHPRFFNQLFSGLDRHALTGRFITETLNTSQYTYEVAPVFVLMEDEVLRTMRSFLGWNAGDGIFCPGGSISNMYAINLARFQRFPHCKEKGLHALPRLVLFTSQESHYSIRKGAAFLGIGTDNVILVKTNNRGKMEPEDLDHKIEEAKSKGFFPFLVSTTCGTTVLGAFDPLPEIADVCEKHGLWLHVDAAWGGSALLSNSHKQLLNGIKRANSVTWNPHKLLGVGLQCSAFLLRDTTGLLEQCHAANATYLFQTDKFYSLRFDTGDKSIQCGRRVDCLKLWLMWKALGTKGLEKRVDRIMENARYLAEEMKRREGFILLMEVAPIIKERMMKKGSMMVGYQPLGNRVNFFRQIVVNPEVTKEDLNFFLDEIEQLAEDL, from the exons ATGAATTCTCGATTTATATGTAGGCTTCTCAACACAAAAGGACAGAATCTGTTTGTAAAAG GTTTATCTGTACGGACCTTGATGGCGGGAGAAAGTTCTTGTATACAAGGTAACACTGGGGATGAATTTCTGCAGGAGGCTTTCAAGATAATATTTGAGGAAGGAGTACAAAATGCTACTGATAGGAATCATAAG GTATGTGAATGGATGGAACCAGAGGAGCTGAGGAAGGTTTTGGATTTAAATCTGAGGAGCAATGGAGAATCCAAAGACGTGTTGCTAGGATATTGCAGAGACATCATTAAACTGAGCGTGAAAACAG gaCACCCCCGCTTCTTTAACCAGTTGTTTTCAGGGTTAGATCGCCATGCCTTAACTGGAAGATTCATAACTGAGACTTTGAACACCAGCCA GTACACCTATGAAGTTGCTCCAGTATTTGTTCTGATGGAAGATGAAGTGCTTAGAACAATGAGAAGTTTCCTAGGCTGGAATGCAGGAGATGGCATATTTTGCCCAG GAGGCTCTATATCTAATATGTATGCCATAAACCTGGCTCGATTTCAACGTTTTCCACACTGCAAAGAGAAAGGCCTGCATGCCCTTCCCAGACTGGTACTTTTTACCTCACAAGAG AGTCATTATTCTATCCGGAAGGGAGCAGCATTCCTCGGGATTGGCACTGATAATGTTATCCTTGTGAAGACAAACAACAG GGGGAAAATGGAGCCAGAGGACCTTGATCACAAAATAGAAGAGGCAAAATCCAAG GGTTTTTTTCCATTCCTTGTTAGTACAACTTGTGGAACAACTGTTTTAGGTGCTTTTGATCCTCTCCCAGAAATTGCAGATGTGTGTGAAAAGCATGGTCTCTGGTTACATGTCGAT GCTGCCTGGGGAGGCAGTGCTCTGTTATCCAACAGCCATAAGCAACTTCTGAATGGAATTAAAAG AGCAAACTCTGTGACCTGGAATCCCCATAAACTGCTAGGTGTTGGTTTGCAATGCTCGGCTTTTCTCCTTCGAGACACGACG GGGTTGTTGGAGCAATGCCATGCAGCTAATGCCACCTACTTGTTCCAAACCGACAAGTTCTACAGCCTTAGATTTGACACCGGAGATAAGTCAATCCAGTGTGGCCGCAGGGTGGACTGCCTGAAGCTCTGGCTAATGTGGAAGGCACTTGGGACCAAGGGATTGGAGAAACGAGTGGATAGGATCATGGAAAATGCCAG ATACTTAGCAGAAGAAATGAAACGGAGAGAGGGATTTATTCTACTTATGGAG GTAGCCCCAATAATAAAGGAGAGGATGATGAAGAAGGGGTCAATGATGGTTGGATACCAGCCCCTTGGAAACAGGGTTAATTTCTTCAGACAGATTGTGGTTAATCCTGAAGTAACAAAGGAAGATCTGAACTTTTTCCTGGATGAAATAGAACAACTGGCAGAAGACCTGTGA
- the CSAD gene encoding cysteine sulfinic acid decarboxylase isoform X4, producing the protein MNSRFICRLLNTKGQNLFVKGLSVRTLMAGESSCIQGNTGDEFLQEAFKIIFEEGVQNATDRNHKVCEWMEPEELRKVLDLNLRSNGESKDVLLGYCRDIIKLSVKTGHPRFFNQLFSGLDRHALTGRFITETLNTSQYTYEVAPVFVLMEDEVLRTMRSFLGWNAGDGIFCPGGSISNMYAINLARFQRFPHCKEKGLHALPRLVLFTSQESHYSIRKGAAFLGIGTDNVILVKTNNRGKMEPEDLDHKIEEAKSKGFFPFLVSTTCGTTVLGAFDPLPEIADVCEKHGLWLHVDAAWGGSALLSNSHKQLLNGIKRANSVTWNPHKLLGVGLQCSAFLLRDTTGLLEQCHAANATYLFQTDKFYSLRFDTGDKSIQCGRRVDCLKLWLMWKALGTKGLEKRVDRIMENASPSL; encoded by the exons ATGAATTCTCGATTTATATGTAGGCTTCTCAACACAAAAGGACAGAATCTGTTTGTAAAAG GTTTATCTGTACGGACCTTGATGGCGGGAGAAAGTTCTTGTATACAAGGTAACACTGGGGATGAATTTCTGCAGGAGGCTTTCAAGATAATATTTGAGGAAGGAGTACAAAATGCTACTGATAGGAATCATAAG GTATGTGAATGGATGGAACCAGAGGAGCTGAGGAAGGTTTTGGATTTAAATCTGAGGAGCAATGGAGAATCCAAAGACGTGTTGCTAGGATATTGCAGAGACATCATTAAACTGAGCGTGAAAACAG gaCACCCCCGCTTCTTTAACCAGTTGTTTTCAGGGTTAGATCGCCATGCCTTAACTGGAAGATTCATAACTGAGACTTTGAACACCAGCCA GTACACCTATGAAGTTGCTCCAGTATTTGTTCTGATGGAAGATGAAGTGCTTAGAACAATGAGAAGTTTCCTAGGCTGGAATGCAGGAGATGGCATATTTTGCCCAG GAGGCTCTATATCTAATATGTATGCCATAAACCTGGCTCGATTTCAACGTTTTCCACACTGCAAAGAGAAAGGCCTGCATGCCCTTCCCAGACTGGTACTTTTTACCTCACAAGAG AGTCATTATTCTATCCGGAAGGGAGCAGCATTCCTCGGGATTGGCACTGATAATGTTATCCTTGTGAAGACAAACAACAG GGGGAAAATGGAGCCAGAGGACCTTGATCACAAAATAGAAGAGGCAAAATCCAAG GGTTTTTTTCCATTCCTTGTTAGTACAACTTGTGGAACAACTGTTTTAGGTGCTTTTGATCCTCTCCCAGAAATTGCAGATGTGTGTGAAAAGCATGGTCTCTGGTTACATGTCGAT GCTGCCTGGGGAGGCAGTGCTCTGTTATCCAACAGCCATAAGCAACTTCTGAATGGAATTAAAAG AGCAAACTCTGTGACCTGGAATCCCCATAAACTGCTAGGTGTTGGTTTGCAATGCTCGGCTTTTCTCCTTCGAGACACGACG GGGTTGTTGGAGCAATGCCATGCAGCTAATGCCACCTACTTGTTCCAAACCGACAAGTTCTACAGCCTTAGATTTGACACCGGAGATAAGTCAATCCAGTGTGGCCGCAGGGTGGACTGCCTGAAGCTCTGGCTAATGTGGAAGGCACTTGGGACCAAGGGATTGGAGAAACGAGTGGATAGGATCATGGAAAATGCCAG cccgagtttgtaa
- the CSAD gene encoding cysteine sulfinic acid decarboxylase isoform X1, producing the protein MNSRFICRLLNTKGQNLFVKGLSVRTLMAGESSCIQGNTGDEFLQEAFKIIFEEGVQNATDRNHKVCEWMEPEELRKVLDLNLRSNGESKDVLLGYCRDIIKLSVKTGHPRFFNQLFSGLDRHALTGRFITETLNTSQYTYEVAPVFVLMEDEVLRTMRSFLGWNAGDGIFCPGGSISNMYAINLARFQRFPHCKEKGLHALPRLVLFTSQESHYSIRKGAAFLGIGTDNVILVKTNNRGKMEPEDLDHKIEEAKSKGFFPFLVSTTCGTTVLGAFDPLPEIADVCEKHGLWLHVDAAWGGSALLSNSHKQLLNGIKRANSVTWNPHKLLGVGLQCSAFLLRDTTGLLEQCHAANATYLFQTDKFYSLRFDTGDKSIQCGRRVDCLKLWLMWKALGTKGLEKRVDRIMENARYLAEEMKRREGFILLMEPEFVNVCFWYVPPSLRNQEDTLDFWEKLGKVAPIIKERMMKKGSMMVGYQPLGNRVNFFRQIVVNPEVTKEDLNFFLDEIEQLAEDL; encoded by the exons ATGAATTCTCGATTTATATGTAGGCTTCTCAACACAAAAGGACAGAATCTGTTTGTAAAAG GTTTATCTGTACGGACCTTGATGGCGGGAGAAAGTTCTTGTATACAAGGTAACACTGGGGATGAATTTCTGCAGGAGGCTTTCAAGATAATATTTGAGGAAGGAGTACAAAATGCTACTGATAGGAATCATAAG GTATGTGAATGGATGGAACCAGAGGAGCTGAGGAAGGTTTTGGATTTAAATCTGAGGAGCAATGGAGAATCCAAAGACGTGTTGCTAGGATATTGCAGAGACATCATTAAACTGAGCGTGAAAACAG gaCACCCCCGCTTCTTTAACCAGTTGTTTTCAGGGTTAGATCGCCATGCCTTAACTGGAAGATTCATAACTGAGACTTTGAACACCAGCCA GTACACCTATGAAGTTGCTCCAGTATTTGTTCTGATGGAAGATGAAGTGCTTAGAACAATGAGAAGTTTCCTAGGCTGGAATGCAGGAGATGGCATATTTTGCCCAG GAGGCTCTATATCTAATATGTATGCCATAAACCTGGCTCGATTTCAACGTTTTCCACACTGCAAAGAGAAAGGCCTGCATGCCCTTCCCAGACTGGTACTTTTTACCTCACAAGAG AGTCATTATTCTATCCGGAAGGGAGCAGCATTCCTCGGGATTGGCACTGATAATGTTATCCTTGTGAAGACAAACAACAG GGGGAAAATGGAGCCAGAGGACCTTGATCACAAAATAGAAGAGGCAAAATCCAAG GGTTTTTTTCCATTCCTTGTTAGTACAACTTGTGGAACAACTGTTTTAGGTGCTTTTGATCCTCTCCCAGAAATTGCAGATGTGTGTGAAAAGCATGGTCTCTGGTTACATGTCGAT GCTGCCTGGGGAGGCAGTGCTCTGTTATCCAACAGCCATAAGCAACTTCTGAATGGAATTAAAAG AGCAAACTCTGTGACCTGGAATCCCCATAAACTGCTAGGTGTTGGTTTGCAATGCTCGGCTTTTCTCCTTCGAGACACGACG GGGTTGTTGGAGCAATGCCATGCAGCTAATGCCACCTACTTGTTCCAAACCGACAAGTTCTACAGCCTTAGATTTGACACCGGAGATAAGTCAATCCAGTGTGGCCGCAGGGTGGACTGCCTGAAGCTCTGGCTAATGTGGAAGGCACTTGGGACCAAGGGATTGGAGAAACGAGTGGATAGGATCATGGAAAATGCCAG ATACTTAGCAGAAGAAATGAAACGGAGAGAGGGATTTATTCTACTTATGGAG cccgagtttgtaaatgtttgcttttggtATGTTCCACCAAGTCTCCGTAACCAAGAAGATACCCTAGACTTCTGGGAAAAACTTGGAAAG GTAGCCCCAATAATAAAGGAGAGGATGATGAAGAAGGGGTCAATGATGGTTGGATACCAGCCCCTTGGAAACAGGGTTAATTTCTTCAGACAGATTGTGGTTAATCCTGAAGTAACAAAGGAAGATCTGAACTTTTTCCTGGATGAAATAGAACAACTGGCAGAAGACCTGTGA
- the CSAD gene encoding cysteine sulfinic acid decarboxylase isoform X2 — MAGESSCIQGNTGDEFLQEAFKIIFEEGVQNATDRNHKVCEWMEPEELRKVLDLNLRSNGESKDVLLGYCRDIIKLSVKTGHPRFFNQLFSGLDRHALTGRFITETLNTSQYTYEVAPVFVLMEDEVLRTMRSFLGWNAGDGIFCPGGSISNMYAINLARFQRFPHCKEKGLHALPRLVLFTSQESHYSIRKGAAFLGIGTDNVILVKTNNRGKMEPEDLDHKIEEAKSKGFFPFLVSTTCGTTVLGAFDPLPEIADVCEKHGLWLHVDAAWGGSALLSNSHKQLLNGIKRANSVTWNPHKLLGVGLQCSAFLLRDTTGLLEQCHAANATYLFQTDKFYSLRFDTGDKSIQCGRRVDCLKLWLMWKALGTKGLEKRVDRIMENARYLAEEMKRREGFILLMEPEFVNVCFWYVPPSLRNQEDTLDFWEKLGKVAPIIKERMMKKGSMMVGYQPLGNRVNFFRQIVVNPEVTKEDLNFFLDEIEQLAEDL, encoded by the exons ATGGCGGGAGAAAGTTCTTGTATACAAGGTAACACTGGGGATGAATTTCTGCAGGAGGCTTTCAAGATAATATTTGAGGAAGGAGTACAAAATGCTACTGATAGGAATCATAAG GTATGTGAATGGATGGAACCAGAGGAGCTGAGGAAGGTTTTGGATTTAAATCTGAGGAGCAATGGAGAATCCAAAGACGTGTTGCTAGGATATTGCAGAGACATCATTAAACTGAGCGTGAAAACAG gaCACCCCCGCTTCTTTAACCAGTTGTTTTCAGGGTTAGATCGCCATGCCTTAACTGGAAGATTCATAACTGAGACTTTGAACACCAGCCA GTACACCTATGAAGTTGCTCCAGTATTTGTTCTGATGGAAGATGAAGTGCTTAGAACAATGAGAAGTTTCCTAGGCTGGAATGCAGGAGATGGCATATTTTGCCCAG GAGGCTCTATATCTAATATGTATGCCATAAACCTGGCTCGATTTCAACGTTTTCCACACTGCAAAGAGAAAGGCCTGCATGCCCTTCCCAGACTGGTACTTTTTACCTCACAAGAG AGTCATTATTCTATCCGGAAGGGAGCAGCATTCCTCGGGATTGGCACTGATAATGTTATCCTTGTGAAGACAAACAACAG GGGGAAAATGGAGCCAGAGGACCTTGATCACAAAATAGAAGAGGCAAAATCCAAG GGTTTTTTTCCATTCCTTGTTAGTACAACTTGTGGAACAACTGTTTTAGGTGCTTTTGATCCTCTCCCAGAAATTGCAGATGTGTGTGAAAAGCATGGTCTCTGGTTACATGTCGAT GCTGCCTGGGGAGGCAGTGCTCTGTTATCCAACAGCCATAAGCAACTTCTGAATGGAATTAAAAG AGCAAACTCTGTGACCTGGAATCCCCATAAACTGCTAGGTGTTGGTTTGCAATGCTCGGCTTTTCTCCTTCGAGACACGACG GGGTTGTTGGAGCAATGCCATGCAGCTAATGCCACCTACTTGTTCCAAACCGACAAGTTCTACAGCCTTAGATTTGACACCGGAGATAAGTCAATCCAGTGTGGCCGCAGGGTGGACTGCCTGAAGCTCTGGCTAATGTGGAAGGCACTTGGGACCAAGGGATTGGAGAAACGAGTGGATAGGATCATGGAAAATGCCAG ATACTTAGCAGAAGAAATGAAACGGAGAGAGGGATTTATTCTACTTATGGAG cccgagtttgtaaatgtttgcttttggtATGTTCCACCAAGTCTCCGTAACCAAGAAGATACCCTAGACTTCTGGGAAAAACTTGGAAAG GTAGCCCCAATAATAAAGGAGAGGATGATGAAGAAGGGGTCAATGATGGTTGGATACCAGCCCCTTGGAAACAGGGTTAATTTCTTCAGACAGATTGTGGTTAATCCTGAAGTAACAAAGGAAGATCTGAACTTTTTCCTGGATGAAATAGAACAACTGGCAGAAGACCTGTGA
- the CSAD gene encoding cysteine sulfinic acid decarboxylase isoform X5, producing MEDEVLRTMRSFLGWNAGDGIFCPGGSISNMYAINLARFQRFPHCKEKGLHALPRLVLFTSQESHYSIRKGAAFLGIGTDNVILVKTNNRGKMEPEDLDHKIEEAKSKGFFPFLVSTTCGTTVLGAFDPLPEIADVCEKHGLWLHVDAAWGGSALLSNSHKQLLNGIKRANSVTWNPHKLLGVGLQCSAFLLRDTTGLLEQCHAANATYLFQTDKFYSLRFDTGDKSIQCGRRVDCLKLWLMWKALGTKGLEKRVDRIMENARYLAEEMKRREGFILLMEPEFVNVCFWYVPPSLRNQEDTLDFWEKLGKVAPIIKERMMKKGSMMVGYQPLGNRVNFFRQIVVNPEVTKEDLNFFLDEIEQLAEDL from the exons ATGGAAGATGAAGTGCTTAGAACAATGAGAAGTTTCCTAGGCTGGAATGCAGGAGATGGCATATTTTGCCCAG GAGGCTCTATATCTAATATGTATGCCATAAACCTGGCTCGATTTCAACGTTTTCCACACTGCAAAGAGAAAGGCCTGCATGCCCTTCCCAGACTGGTACTTTTTACCTCACAAGAG AGTCATTATTCTATCCGGAAGGGAGCAGCATTCCTCGGGATTGGCACTGATAATGTTATCCTTGTGAAGACAAACAACAG GGGGAAAATGGAGCCAGAGGACCTTGATCACAAAATAGAAGAGGCAAAATCCAAG GGTTTTTTTCCATTCCTTGTTAGTACAACTTGTGGAACAACTGTTTTAGGTGCTTTTGATCCTCTCCCAGAAATTGCAGATGTGTGTGAAAAGCATGGTCTCTGGTTACATGTCGAT GCTGCCTGGGGAGGCAGTGCTCTGTTATCCAACAGCCATAAGCAACTTCTGAATGGAATTAAAAG AGCAAACTCTGTGACCTGGAATCCCCATAAACTGCTAGGTGTTGGTTTGCAATGCTCGGCTTTTCTCCTTCGAGACACGACG GGGTTGTTGGAGCAATGCCATGCAGCTAATGCCACCTACTTGTTCCAAACCGACAAGTTCTACAGCCTTAGATTTGACACCGGAGATAAGTCAATCCAGTGTGGCCGCAGGGTGGACTGCCTGAAGCTCTGGCTAATGTGGAAGGCACTTGGGACCAAGGGATTGGAGAAACGAGTGGATAGGATCATGGAAAATGCCAG ATACTTAGCAGAAGAAATGAAACGGAGAGAGGGATTTATTCTACTTATGGAG cccgagtttgtaaatgtttgcttttggtATGTTCCACCAAGTCTCCGTAACCAAGAAGATACCCTAGACTTCTGGGAAAAACTTGGAAAG GTAGCCCCAATAATAAAGGAGAGGATGATGAAGAAGGGGTCAATGATGGTTGGATACCAGCCCCTTGGAAACAGGGTTAATTTCTTCAGACAGATTGTGGTTAATCCTGAAGTAACAAAGGAAGATCTGAACTTTTTCCTGGATGAAATAGAACAACTGGCAGAAGACCTGTGA